Genomic segment of Leuconostoc mesenteroides subsp. mesenteroides:
TCAATGACGTATCAATGGGAACTACCCGTAAGCGCTATACTGGATCATTATAACATCAAGACGGCTTATTTAATTGGTATGTCTTTGGGAGGCTACTTATCGATGCGAGCAGCTGCCTTTGAACCAAGAATTGAAAAGGTTATTGCATTCGATGTTTATTATAGTATGATGGATTCGTTAACTATGAAGTTGCCAAGCAAAGCCGTATCAGCAGTAAACAAAATTGATAATTCGATTATTGCAACATTAGTCAATCGCAAAATCATGACAGCAGTCAAAAATGATGTAGACTTAGAATTTAAGATTCGTAAGGGCAATGAAGTCATGCACACAGACAAACCGTCAAATTTAATTAAATCTATTTCCAAGTTTACTATGGCTGGTATTGAAGACAAGATTACCCAAGACGTGTTATTACTGGCTGGAGATCATGATATGTACGTACCAACCGAAACAATAAATTCAGTAAGAGACTCACTAGTGAATGCAAATTCTGTTGAAATCTATTTGTTTGATCAAGCTAGTGGTGGTGAAAGACATTGCCAAGTGGGCAACAAACAGATTGCTTTTGACAAGATTAGTGCATTTCTTAGTTAATATCAATCAAAAAATTCATACAAATTCTATTATTAAGTAACGTTTAAAACTAAACCGATTTGTTCATTAAATTGGTTTAGTTTTTTAGTCAATTAAACAGTCAAACTAAAATTTTACTAAAAAATGATAAAAATAAGTTAATTGATGTATTACATTTAATACTAAGAAATGCACAAAAAAGCAATCACCTAAACGAATTATACTTATTAATCAATAGCGTATTGCCAACCATCTTATTATTAGTGGCTGGTCTTTATTTTATCCTGAAAGTATCAATATATTTTCAAAATAATGATGTGAAAGAGTGATATATATATGTACAAGCCATGATGTTTAACAATGTTGATTGCTCATATTGTTAAAAGGTCTACCTTAAAGTCTTTTCGCACAATGTTTTGAATTTCAATCATGATGATAAACAAATGTCTGAACTGTTAAGTCATGAAAAAAATAGCGACTAAAACAGTAACATAGGACAAACTAAAATCGAATCTGGCTCTCTGGAGAAACAAATGTCTCCCCCACCCCCAAGACGTTGAGTAACATTGTACATCCGAGTTCAAAGAACGTCGGTGATCAGATGCCAGTGAACGACGGTTCATTTAATAAAAATAGTCGCTTGTTTCGGCAAGACATTCGTGCCGAAACAAGCGTAGAGCGTCAATTCTTAAGAAATCAAAAGAAGATTGAGCAAGAACGGGCTCAAGAAGAGTATTAGTCACAACTATCAAGAAAATGTAAAATGACAATCATATTATGACATCAACTGAGTAGTTAAGGATTTACACAAGTGGTAAAGAGGGTTATTATCATCATCTACAACCATAAGATATTGTGATTAAAACTTCTCGCATGCTTTTAAAAATTGGCGAATAAATTTAACATGACTGTGCTTATTAATTCATTGTTTATAAGTTTAATGTATGTAGATAGTTGTTTTTTCTAATACTAGCCAGGACAGCAATAGTGTAAAGTAAACTAACCGCTACATTTTTCAACTTTTTGGTGCATATAAATATGAATAATTACTTTACAATATTGGAACATTACGTCTACTTTTAAATAAAAGCAAAAAAGTACCCTTAATTTAAAAATTTCTCTCGATGTACAATTAAGGGTTTTATTGTATTATTTTCAATATAAATTAACTTTTTTGATGCGAGATATACGGAATTAATTATTTATAGCATATACATAAATGTAACAGCAGACAAGAAAATCTAAATACGCATTTTTCAATTTGTGAAGTAAGTCTATTTTAAATTAATTTCTAATATTACGTCCAATACATTGAAATTTCTTCGGATCATGAAATATCATCAAATTGTGCAACGAATATTTTTATTAACTCGAAAAAGGTGATTAGACATATATTGAATAAAAATTTTATATATCAATATATTTATCATTGAAAAATAAAAATAGATGATGTATCATGTATTTATCAATAAAAAGGAAATGAGGATATGTTAAAAAAGTTTAGGTACACAGAAATTAGAAATTTCATCAATTGTAATAGGTTTCATGAATATAAGTAGCATGTACAGTCGCGTTGATGATAAGGAATCAATTGCGTCAATTAAGCAGGCGCTCGGTCGCTAATGGCATTTCCATATTTGACACTGCAAATGTTTATGGTAAATGGTAACGGTCATAATGAAAAATCATTAGGAAAAACGCTTAAAGGCGCTGGACAAGCAAGTGACAATGGCAACAAAAGTAGGCATTGAAGAAATGTAATTGAACCAAAAATAGTCCACGGCCGCCCTAATTATATTAGATTTGTATTATCTGCATCGAGTGGATCCAGATAGTACAAATTGAAGAGGGTAAAGTTAAGCACATTGGAATATCAGAACTTTCTTTGTCAACGATTAAAAGAGCTCATCAAACACATTCTATAATTGCGGTTCAAAGTGAATATTCATTATGGAGTCGTGGTATTGAGAAAGAAATAATGCCTTATTTACAAGCAAATAAAAATGGGTTTGTAGCATACAGTCCATTGGGCAGAGAATTTTAGTTTGGATGCGTCAAAAGAAGACTTACGACGATATTTGCCTAGGTTTCAAGGTCAAAATCTCACTGCTAATCAGGAAGTATTTAAAGTAATTCGTAATGAATGACACCTTCACAACTAGCCTTGGCATGGTTATTGCAAGAGAACAGCAACTTAATAGCTATCCCAGGAAGTAAATCAATTCAGCACATTAACGAAAATATTGCATCAAGTCATATTGAGCTTGATGATAAAATAATTCATATTTTAGATAAAACATTTGATGAATCTAATGCACATGGCAGTCATTATCCTAATATGTTAATGGGTGAATTGGAAAATTAAAATAGATTCATCAAGTTAATGATGAATCTATTTTAATTCTTTTTTCAATTTTTTGTTCACTCTCTGTACCATTTATTTGATATCTCAAAACAGAAATAAAGGTTTTAATATCAATCGAGTCAGGTAAAGAGGAGAGGTTATATGCATTAAATAGGTTTTCTTTCTCCTTGATGCTAGGTATTAACTTACGGCCCTTAGAGGTCAAATGTAGGACTGATTTTCGATTATCATCAATGGCTTTACTTTTATAGATGAAACCATTTTCCACCAATCGTTGCACTAATCTACTAGGACTTTTACTTTCACAAATTAATAGATGACCTAACTCTTTTAATGATAAAGGTTCTTTTTTTGACAAAACTTGTAATACCTCACTTTGATTAGGTGTTATACCAAGAGGAGACAAGAACTCGGCATATTTTCTCTGACCTTCTTTTTGGACAGCGTTGATAAGATATCTTAATAAATCAGCATCATTCATTTTTTCATCCTAATTAAATGTATTTTTATCTAATAGTAGTATACTACACAACCATTGTACGATTAAAATAAAAAAGGAAATAAAATAACCATGAATAAAACTAGACAATTAGGGCAAACTAATCTGTTTTTATCACCACTGGGACTAGGTACCTGGCAATATAGCACAAAAAATAGCAGTGGATCCTCAATGTGGGGAAATACCGAGATGGAGACGGTTTATGAAATTATCAAGTATTCTTTTCAAAATGGAATGAATTGGATAGACACTGCTGAGATTTATGGCAATGGGACTTCTGAAACATTTATTGGGGAAGTGACACAGCGCTTGCAAAGAGAAAAAGCTTTAAGAGCCAATCCTTTAATCGCTAGTAAATGGTTTCCTTTAGCTCGTTCGGCGTCATCAATCGCCAAAACAATTGATGACCGATTAAAATATCTACAAGTACCTACCATTGATTTATATCAAATTCATCAACCGACATCTCGATCATCTTTAAGAAAGCAAATTGAGGCTATGGTATCGCTTGCAGAGCAACACAAAGTGAAACAGATTGGGGTAAGTAACTTTTCTGCTAAACAAATGGTCAAAGCCCATCATTTACTTCAAGAATATGGGATGACACTTGCTTCTAATCAAGTTAAATATAATTTACTACACCGTAATCCTGAGAAAAATGGCACACTAGAAGCCGCTAAAGAATTAGGGATAACAATAATTGCTTATTCACCCTTACAACAAGGATTATTAACAGGGCGCTTTCATGAACAACCCGAATCTTTATCAAAGGTGAGTCGTTTCAGAAAGCTACAGTCTAATCTGTCTACCAAAACATTGCAAAGAACTGAGCCACTTTATCAAGAACTAAAGAGATTATCACTAAACTATGGGGTGACAATTTCTCAGATTTCTTTAAACTGGTTGATTAATGCTCAAGGGGATACAGTTTTAGCTATTCCAGGTGCGTCTAAGATACAGCAAGCACAAGAAAACGTAGGAACTTTGAATTTTGATTTGTCTAACAAAGATATTGAACGACTAAATCATATTTCAGCAAATTTATAATGCTTTTTCATTTATTGAACAATAGACAAGATATGAAGGATATTAAAAGATATTATTCCTATACTAAAAATTGTCTATTATTTTACTTTAAGACCAAATTTTTACAAATTAGCAAAAACAAAACTCTATTCTAAAAAAACAAATTAACTATTGTTTAGCACTTGAATAAATTTTTCATTGTCTTCGTGATTTTTAATGGCTATTCTATGAAAGTTGCTATTTTGAATTATATTCAAGGTCTAGGGGGTTAAGGTGTATGTATAATTACAGACGAGTTTACACGAATTCGGCTAAGTGCAAAACGATTTATGGCGATTTCAAGTTACCAGTTTTTATTGATACTCGAATTGCTAGCGCTTTGGCAATTACAGCAGTGATCCATGCCGTAATTATTTTTTTGTTCAAACTTTATACTGTAAACAATGGGGCTTCAACATGGAGGTTTGCTGTATTAGTTGGCACCTTAGTTGGTGTTTATCAATTAGACAAGCTACTCAAATTTGATGATTTATCATTTGAGACAACGCTTAAATATGCTGTAACGCATTATTAGCGTTGTTGGTTTCAAAAGAAACAGTTGTATCAAGATAAGCATTTGAACACTAATAATAAACGCTATCAAATTTTATAGTCTTTAAAAAGCATGTTTTCACACATGCTTTAACCATCTTATCGCCAATTAAAATAGGGCAGTTCCAGCGGATAACTAAAACAAATTTTAATTGTGATTCAACATATTTTGTAATTCCTCATAAGCACTAGGCAGCTCAAATATATTATCTCGATCAATAAAATGCTTTCCACTGGGTAAGAGAACAAGTTTGCAATTTAGATGCCTAGCTAATATTTGGGAATAATGAGAAGGGACAATATCATCATCAATTGCTGAAATCACAACTGCATTCTTTATTTTTGGTAATGTAATATCCATATCAAGCGGAGAATCAGTAAATTCATGTAATTGCGGTAGTGTATTAGTAGTTTCATCAAATCCAGAAACTAAAATTAAATTAACATTTGACACATCGTGCTGTGAAACAAATCTAAGTGCTTCAATACAGCCTAGGCTATGACCAATAATCGTAATATTAGTTGATGTGTCAATAATTTCGTCTACTTTTTTGTCCCACTCTTTAACTTTAGGATTGTCGGAGTTAGGCATTTTTATAATGTTAATCGGAATGGAAAAATTTTGTTTCGATTTATTGTTGAGCCAAGGGAACCAATTGTCTTCTGGACTTGCTGTGTAACCATGAATTAAGTAGATTTTGTTTTCTGATTGTTCCATCTTCATTCTCCAGATATTTGTTTCAATTAATACTATAGTTGTTCATGATTATAACAGAGTTCATAGTTTTTATCCCATGCAAAATGGTCGTTACTAAAAAATATAGAAAAGTAGGGGTTGCAAAGATTGGAAAATGAATTTTAACACAAATATGTTTATAAATTACAACGTAAGTATGATATAGCAATTATCATGATGTTATTGTAGTTAACATTGTTCGAATGAAATGAGGCTCATCAATGTTACTATTACTATAAAATACAATTTGGAAAAATTAGTGGAGTATATCTATGGAAATTAAGAAAGTAAATACTACAGACCAGGATTTTAATAGACTGGTTCAGATTCTTGACAATACATTATCTAATTTTAACAATGGTATTCAAAATACAGAAAAAAATGAATATCATGTATTTAACTCGGTTAGTGATTTAACAGATGTTTTTATTGCTTATAATCTAGGACAGGCCCTTGGTTGTGTGGCAACCAAAATCTATTCCGAAGACGCATTAGAAATGAAAAGATTATTTGTGGATCCTATAGCTAGAGGCACTGGTATAGCAACTAAATTAATTAGCAAGTTAGAGTCCCAAGCTTATTCAAATGGTTATAAAAAAATCATTGTGGAAACCGGTAGAAATAATAATGAAGCAATTCGACTCTACACGAAAATGAATTATCAGTTAATCGATAATTATCCACCCTATGACGGACTAAGCAATTCGGTTTGTATGTCAAAATATTTATTATAATAATGATTTAGATAGGAGCATCATGTTTAAAACAATTAAATATAGTAATCAGTATTTAGCAAAGGCTTTATTTAAAAGTACTTTGCTTTTTGGTATTTGAATATGTTTCAATTGTTGATGCAAGGACAATATAGTTGGTGGTAATTGTCGCCTATTGTTTTAAGTATTCTGTTGATTGGTTTGGTTTTACAAGAACTATGCCCCAGAACATTCTGATTTTATTTCAAAGTACCTGAAAACAGTTAAGTTGCGCCAAATGATAAGATTGAAATTTAGTAAGAATAAAATGGTTAGTACTTTTGCTTTTGACCTAATTAAGTTTAGGCGACAATTAGAAGAGTTGAAACCCCCAAAAGGGTTATTGCAGATTTCAAAAGGTATTGATTCACAGCAATGTCTAATTTGAATGATATAGTGATATTAGGACGTTAACTTGGTTTTTATATTTTGATTAGTATGCAAGCTGATCCAGATTCTTTGCCAATGACAGTCTGTAACCAATTAAATATGCGTATTAACATGGGTGTGCCAACACCAGAAATTGAAAAAATGGTGTTTCCTGATAATGAAAAACAGTTGCGCCCTTTGTCTTCACATTTGAAAGGGTGGGGCTTTATTAAGATTGGGGATAGTCAAGTTAAGTCGTTTTTTGCACCAGAAGTACCAAAAGATTTTAATTTACATGAATATATGCGTGAAAATATCGCAAAGTACCAGGTAAAGCAAAATAAAAAATAATTGACTATCAAAAAAAGCAGTTTATAGTAAACTGCTTCATGCTGATCAATTTGTATATATTAGTCTACTTACTTAAATAATAATTATCATTGTACAGGGTACACAACGTGAAAATTTTCAAGAACCATTTTAGCATCTTGCTCTTTGAACACAAGCCCTTCTAGTTGGTATTCGTTGATAAAAAATTCATTATGAACATGACGCCAGTATTCTAGGCTTCGGTCTCCTTCGCCTTCAAGATAGGCATGTTTTTCACTAACGTCTAGGTAGTTTTTAATCTCAACATTATCACTTTGTATGACACAAATGGCTTGATTTTCACTGTCTAACACCACATCATAGGCACCTAGTTGCGGTAGAGATTCATCTTTTTCGTATAAGTCTAGTGAACTTGTGGTTGCTGTTTTTTGACCACTTATGACCAAATCTGCCAGTTCATCAGCGGAGACACCAAATTGAAAAGCTGATTGCAATTTTGCATCGTGGGGTACAATATTAGATTCTTGTGCTTTTTTAAAAAGTTCATTCGGTGTCATTTTTGATTTCTCATTTTTTAGAAATTATCTTAATACTTAATTAATTATATCACTTTGTAATTTTTGTTCAGGAAATAATTTTTAAAAACTATATTATAGATTGTTTTGAATATTGTGCAAGTAAAAAATGGGTCTGAATTTAATTGACTTGTGAAAGATTTTGAAAATGACCTGTTTTTTAGTACCTTTAAACGTTGATATAACTTAACTTTGTATAATTCGAAATTATGTAAACCCTGATTGATTTGGTACTTTGAACAAGACTGCTAGCCTGACAAAGAGTGTTTTCAATAAAAACAATGATGTATTGAAACTGCATTTTACTGCCATGACTGATTATGGTGGTAGTCAATTCACAGGTCGTGTCATTGCCTACTTCAAATAATACGCTCGTGGTCCAATTCAAAAACCTAAGTCACAACTTAAATACTGTAACACTAACTGCTCATGATAAGAGCATCAACACGGCAACATTTGAAGCACCAAGTAACGTAGTTGCTGATAGTTCACGTACGAAGAAAACATCGGCAAATAGCAATACAGCAAACGGTAAATCCATCATCAATCGTGACAAAGTTTCTAAGTTAGGTACGTTAACCTTTGCTAATCAAAAGGAACTCGAAGTTAACGAAAGTGAAGCAAAAATTGCGACACAACAAAAAATAGTTGCCCAGTCTGATGACTCTGATACACAAACTAGTATTGATAATGCGCGTGATGCTATTACTCAAATACGAACACAAATCAGTGATGCACAAAAAAATATTCAACGTGCCAAGACAAATATTAGTCAATATGAAAAGACAAAAAAGCAAGTTCAAAAAGGCAAATCGTTGTTGCCAAAACCAACCGATTTGTAATTCTAAATAGTCCAAGAAATTCCCTAATGGGCTATTTTTTATAGCAAAGCCCGGTTACAGATAGTGTTGTGACTGGTAATCTCTTGAAATGCCCGCATGGCGGGATTAAAACCACAAGGTTTTCCTTTCCCCTTAACCTGTTCCAAATTCACTAAATATTATATGGAGGTTGTATGAAGGGTATAACAAAAACAATTAAAAATATTGATGAACATGCTTTGAAAATCATTGAAACACAAGCATCAAAAGAAAATGTCTCGTCCAGTCAATTAATTCGCGAACAAATTGAAGATTATGCTAAGCGACTTGAGGAAGATAACGCAGCAAAAATATTGCATAGCTATCTTGACGATTTAATCATGGCTAACAACAATTTTGTGCATGGATTAAATGACAATACAATTGCGATAGGTGAAATGTTTAAAACAATTCTAGTGCGTCTTGAAATGTATTTTCCAGACTTAAATGATGAGGTTGAACGAATTCAAAAAAACGCTTGCCCTCAGGAAAAAAATTTGCCAAAGTCAATCGACTTTGATGAGTTTGAATAAACAGAAGAGGTTCAAATGAAAAATTATAAACGTGGTCTCTTTGCGAGAAAAATTTTATTGGTCTTTGTCATATTGATAGGTTTTGTGTATTTAAACCGTGTGTCAATTTTACAAAAAATTGTAGCCATTGGTTCCCAATCACAGATCGTTAATATTGATAAACAAAGTAGCTCACCAACAAAAAATGATGAGCTAGTTAACTTGAAATATACTGGTCAAACAGTTGTAGAGGTCAACCATAATCAACCAACATTTACACAAGATGATTTACAAATAAAACAGGGTGGATGGCAAAAAATTTCATCACTAGATTGGCTAGGTAGACCTCAGGTTGCTAATGCATTGCTTAACCAAAAATTGATGCCGCCCTCTCAAAAGTATAAAGCGCGTGAACGATTAACAATCAAAACGCCAGGTTACCATGCCATCAAAACGGGAACGAATAATACAGACTGGCTATACAACCGTAGTCATCTAATTGGGTATCAATTTACTGGCCTAAACAATGAAGCCAAAAATTTGATCACAGGGACACGACAATTAAATGCAGATAGTCGAGTGAATGCAAAAAGTATGGTGACTTATGAAACAGAAATTGCTGATTATCTACATCAGTCAAAAAATAATTATGTGCGATACCAGGTGAAGCCAATTTACAAAAATGTTGAGTTAGTTCCTCGTGGTGTTCATATGATGGCACAGTCAAATGACAATACTTTGAAATTTAATATCTATGTTTTTAACGTTCAAGATGGCTGGACAATCAACTACTTAAACGGTAATGCTGAAAGGAGTGAATAAATGAAAGATGCAATAGAATTCAAAACAAGTCAAATGAAGGCACTCATCAAAAGAAGAAATATGAGACAACGTTACCCGAAGATATTCCTTTAAAAGTGAAATCAGAACTGGATTTTATTGACAAACTTTTGCAAGAGTTCGAAATTGATGAGGAAATTTTTGCAAAGCAAGGTAAGACAATTAATATCAAAAATTCACGAGATAAAGAATGGTATTTTCAACAAATGAAGCATTGGACTGAAGGACATCCAAAGGCTACAAATGGACAGTTTGGTAAAAGCACACTGTATAGATTTGCTTTGCATTTCTTCGTAGAAAATATTGCGCTTAATGCCAACAATGCACGTCTCAATTACTCGGAACTAGCCCAGAAGGTAAATGATGCCAACTCCACAAAAAGTGATTCAAAATTGACTGCACAATTGGCAAATGTTGAGGATTTATTAGGCTTTCTTCTAACCATGCAGCAACGCCAACTTGAGTATATTCCAGAAGGTGTTAATTTAGAAAATGGTTTTGTTAAATATGCCATCAACCCAATTAATCCAACAGAGTTCCAACAATTTGGTACACCAACAGAACTCAATCCAAACAATGAATTGGCACAATCTTATGAAGAATATAAAAAAATTCGGAGTCGCGATAAGCAGCTGATCAAAAAATATCACCAAACAGGAGGACAACTTGATGACGACTAAAAAGCACAATCAAAGAAAAACACAACTAACAAAGTATTTAGAACAACTTGATGAGTTCAATTGGCATCATCCGACGCAAGTTAGTGAGATGGCTGACAGTCAACATGAACGCGATAATCGCACGTACTATTTGGCTCAGATAAGTTTAATTCTGTTTAATAACTATCAACAATCCTACATGCAAATTGCTCAAATGCTGAACATGTCCTCCAAAACAGCCCGTCGTTTGACAATTGAATATGAACAAGACTTTGGTAGTTTAGAAGAGATTATGGAGGAATTGCAAAATGGCGAAGACTGGTGAAATTGCTGCATTTGCCCTGGGTGAAAAAAAGACGGCAATGGTCAATTTACCAGCGCAGTTTGTCACGTCTAGTACAGCAGATATGAAGGGACAAAAATACTCAGATTTAGTTGACTATGCTAATAATTCGGAAAAGACAAACGATCTTAATAATGAGTCCATGAACGATTTAATTGACTTAAAGGAACAATTTAGCAAGCCTGGCTATGCTAACCGCAATTCTGCGGTAACAGAAACGCATCCAATATTTGGTAGCGAAAAACTAAATTATGAGAATCACGATATTTCTGTATTGAGAAGAAATTTGGATGAGGCACAAGAAAATGGAAATAATATCCATGAACTCGCTTTCTCAATCAGAGGTGATTGGTTAGTTAAAAACAATCTCTATGATCCCGAAACCCGTATGATAGACCAAAATAAGTTGAAGCATGCAGAACAAGAGGTTGCTAAGACGCTAATTAACAAAGGATTTAATTTACCTTTGGGAGAAAATGAAAGTGATGTTGTTTGGTTTGGTGTGATTCATCAGGATACTGACCACCTGAACATGCATCTGTGGTTTGCTAAAAAAAGCCGAGAAACACGACAAGAAATGTTAAAGCAAGAAGGTAAGTATAAAAGGACAGCCAATCGGGGTAATCCCCTTAGAAGTGATTGAACAAGCCAAACGGCAGTTTAGAAAACAGTTAATGTCATCGCAGGAAC
This window contains:
- a CDS encoding alpha/beta hydrolase, yielding MYKNYHKNEQFNFQINRFIEPFYHDETVQKEVYLASKQINNVKSWISVWTDLGEKAALEKKYALSSAYYQLADFFMGEDDPMKEQIYQLFKSNFYKSIDTSNIEFDKIHYSNGEMPVAIIRQRSATKTLIFHGGFDSYLEELIRLVLTHCITVLPDYNFLLFEGPGQGMALKSGLSMTYQWELPVSAILDHYNIKTAYLIGMSLGGYLSMRAAAFEPRIEKVIAFDVYYSMMDSLTMKLPSKAVSAVNKIDNSIIATLVNRKIMTAVKNDVDLEFKIRKGNEVMHTDKPSNLIKSISKFTMAGIEDKITQDVLLLAGDHDMYVPTETINSVRDSLVNANSVEIYLFDQASGGERHCQVGNKQIAFDKISAFLS
- a CDS encoding MarR family transcriptional regulator, whose product is MNDADLLRYLINAVQKEGQRKYAEFLSPLGITPNQSEVLQVLSKKEPLSLKELGHLLICESKSPSRLVQRLVENGFIYKSKAIDDNRKSVLHLTSKGRKLIPSIKEKENLFNAYNLSSLPDSIDIKTFISVLRYQINGTESEQKIEKRIKIDSSLT
- a CDS encoding aldo/keto reductase; translation: MNKTRQLGQTNLFLSPLGLGTWQYSTKNSSGSSMWGNTEMETVYEIIKYSFQNGMNWIDTAEIYGNGTSETFIGEVTQRLQREKALRANPLIASKWFPLARSASSIAKTIDDRLKYLQVPTIDLYQIHQPTSRSSLRKQIEAMVSLAEQHKVKQIGVSNFSAKQMVKAHHLLQEYGMTLASNQVKYNLLHRNPEKNGTLEAAKELGITIIAYSPLQQGLLTGRFHEQPESLSKVSRFRKLQSNLSTKTLQRTEPLYQELKRLSLNYGVTISQISLNWLINAQGDTVLAIPGASKIQQAQENVGTLNFDLSNKDIERLNHISANL
- a CDS encoding serine hydrolase family protein, whose protein sequence is MEQSENKIYLIHGYTASPEDNWFPWLNNKSKQNFSIPINIIKMPNSDNPKVKEWDKKVDEIIDTSTNITIIGHSLGCIEALRFVSQHDVSNVNLILVSGFDETTNTLPQLHEFTDSPLDMDITLPKIKNAVVISAIDDDIVPSHYSQILARHLNCKLVLLPSGKHFIDRDNIFELPSAYEELQNMLNHN
- a CDS encoding GNAT family N-acetyltransferase, with protein sequence MEIKKVNTTDQDFNRLVQILDNTLSNFNNGIQNTEKNEYHVFNSVSDLTDVFIAYNLGQALGCVATKIYSEDALEMKRLFVDPIARGTGIATKLISKLESQAYSNGYKKIIVETGRNNNEAIRLYTKMNYQLIDNYPPYDGLSNSVCMSKYLL
- a CDS encoding ASCH domain-containing protein, giving the protein MTPNELFKKAQESNIVPHDAKLQSAFQFGVSADELADLVISGQKTATTSSLDLYEKDESLPQLGAYDVVLDSENQAICVIQSDNVEIKNYLDVSEKHAYLEGEGDRSLEYWRHVHNEFFINEYQLEGLVFKEQDAKMVLENFHVVYPVQ
- a CDS encoding DNA-entry nuclease; translation: MKNYKRGLFARKILLVFVILIGFVYLNRVSILQKIVAIGSQSQIVNIDKQSSSPTKNDELVNLKYTGQTVVEVNHNQPTFTQDDLQIKQGGWQKISSLDWLGRPQVANALLNQKLMPPSQKYKARERLTIKTPGYHAIKTGTNNTDWLYNRSHLIGYQFTGLNNEAKNLITGTRQLNADSRVNAKSMVTYETEIADYLHQSKNNYVRYQVKPIYKNVELVPRGVHMMAQSNDNTLKFNIYVFNVQDGWTINYLNGNAERSE